The Arctopsyche grandis isolate Sample6627 chromosome 7, ASM5162203v2, whole genome shotgun sequence genome includes a window with the following:
- the LOC143914570 gene encoding solute carrier organic anion transporter family member 74D-like, whose protein sequence is MSEQVRNKDEGELEEESKAEFEEFYKNMPLNEDTTCGFWIFKGPKLQKLANKKILVVLYGLTGCFFSSCFAYFNGTITTMEKRFKIPSKVTGVILIGNDITKLLSSVILNYYASRGHHPRWTAFGLYLMSLFCFMNILPHILYGPGIDAFKLTLEYGNDLNMSLSNTSFDQHNEYLCSKKENKDCNIEEGSMMPPMILFVAQLVGGVGTSLYHSLTFSYVDDNIKKTKSPLMISLMHFVRMFGPAVGYGIVSICLKFYIDPYLTPTIDESDPRWLGAWWLGWILLGSTMIAFASAVAMLPKVLPRAAARKELLRKKSELFQKEDEKTSLKDMIQTVKRLLKNKVYLYTMMSSIFCSFGYSPFWVYLPKYIEIQYNKSASTASLVTGTTGLIFIGIGILIGGIVVQKFRPKARSVSLWNTTTDVVFILGIVCYRFLGCPAVDNQITTFDNGQINTNLSCNSGCDCDYAKFSPVCAIGQGQTYISACHAGCTEQSLLENGTTIFSNCSCILPQNNASVSIYNEFDSHIFGSATSGPCETDCQFRFYLFIIIKCITKMFGAMSRVTFFLMSVRCVDEKDKSISIALNMGAVALFALIPSPIFFGYIIDSTCLIWGKTCTGSGNCWFFNTSLFRNRLVSISSSFILVGVVFDLLVLKNIKGISMFDEIPALKPNEEISLKPKVEKNEK, encoded by the exons atgtccgAACAAGTACGAAATAAGGATGAAGGGGAGCTGGAAGAAGAGTCGAAAGCTGAATTTGAAGAATTTTACAAAAACATGCCCCTGAACGAAGATACGACTTGTggtttttggatttttaaaggACCAAAACTACAAAAACTGGCTAACAAAAAAATTCTCGTTGTCTTATACGGATTGACCGGTTGTTTTTTCTCATCATGTTTTGCTTACTTCAATGGTACCATAACAACGATGGAGAAACGATTCAAAATTCCTAGCAAAGTTACGG GTGTAATATTGATCGGTAACGATATCACAAAACTTCTCTCATCTGTTATACTTAATTATTATGCTTCACGTGGACATCATCCTCGATGGACAGCTTTTGGACTATACCTCATGTCCCTTTTCTGCTTCATGAATATTTTGCCTCATATTTTGTATGGACCTGGGATCGATGCCTTTAAACTCACTCTGGAATATGgaaatgatttaaatatgtCCTTGTCTAACACAAGTTTTGACCAACATAATGAATATTTGTGCTCAAAAAAAG AAAATAAAGATTGTAATATCGAAGAAGGAAGCATGATGCCTCCGATGATACTTTTCGTGGCACAATTAGTCGGAGGTGTTGGTACTAGTCTTTATCACAGTCTGACGTTTTCTTACGTGGATGATAATATCAAAAAAACTAAATCACCATTGATGATAA GCTTAATGCATTTCGTGAGAATGTTTGGACCGGCTGTTGGATATGGAATTGTGTCAATTTGCCTCAAATTTTACATTGACCCATATTTGACTCCAACAATTGACGAATCTGATCCACGTTGGCTAGGTGCTTGGTGGTTAGGCTGGATTCTTCTTGGATCAACTATGATAGCCTTTGCTAGTGCTGTAGCTATGCTTCCAAAAGTTTTGCCAAGAGCTGCTGCTCGCAAAGAACTCTTGAGAAAAAAAAGCGAATTGTTCCAAAAAGAAGATGAAAAAACTTCGTTAAAag ATATGATACAAACTGTGAAAAGACTATTAAAGAataaagtatatttatatacgatgATGTCGTCAATATTTTGCTCCTTTGGGTACAGTCCCTTCTGGGTATATTTAcccaaatatattgaaattcaatacaaCAAGTCAGCTTCGACAGCTAGCTTAGTCACTGGAACTACTGGTTTAATTTTTATAGGAATTGGAATTTTAATAGGAGGCATTGTCGTGCAAAAGTTCAGACCAAAAGCTCGTTCTGTATCATTGTGGAATACAACCACAGATGTAGTCTTCATATTGGGTATAGTTTGTTATAGATTTCTGGGTTGTCCCGCTGTTGACAATCAGATAACAACATTTGACAACGGACA GATAAACACCAATTTGAGTTGCAACTCTGGTTGTGATTGTGACTATGCAAAATTTTCACCAGTATGTGCCATAGGACAAGGTCAAACTTATATATCGGCATGTCATGCTGGTTGTACCGAACAAAGTCTTCTAGAAAATGGAACTACT ATTTTCAGCAACTGTTCGTGTATTTTACCACAAAATAACGCATCGGTTTCAATATACAATGAGTTTGATTCTCATATATTTGGATCGGCCACTTCTGGTCCATGTGAAACGGATTGTCAATTCcgattctatttatttattatcatcaaATGCATTACGAAAATGTTTGGTGCCATGAGCAGGGTTACATTTTTCCTAATGTCCGTTAG atGTGTGGATGAAAAAGATAAGAGTATATCCATAGCACTTAATATGGGGGCTGTAGCTCTATTCGCTTTAATACCATCGCCTATATTTTTTGGATATATCATTg ATTCTACTTGCCTAATTTGGGGGAAAACATGCACTGGATCTGGAAATTGTTGGTTTTTCAATACATCTCTATTTAGGAACAGATTAGTATCGATTTCCTCATCGTTTATTTTAGTTGGAgttgtttttgatttattagttttaaaaaatataaaaggtaTCAGTATGTTTGATGAAATTCCAGCTTTAAAACCAAACGAAGAAATTAGTTTAAAGccgaaagttgaaaaaaatgaaaaatag